The Methylocella tundrae genome contains the following window.
AGATCGCGCATGGCGCTTGACCCTTCAGCGCGACCATCGCCGAACGTATACACCCATTTGGCCATCTGGGCTCCTCTGTAAAAGCCACGCGCTGCACGCCGTCCGATTGTCCGACGCGCGCGCCGCGCGCCGACGCCGGGGGACAAAGCGGACCTTAACGGTTTTACGACGGCGCCGCGAAAAACCTTATCCTAAGGCCGGTTCAGCTGATGCTGCAAAATGAAGGGAGGCGCGACATCGCCGCTCTGTTTGAGCGGTTCGACGCCTCGCCCGGCCGTTCAACCGTGCGCATCAGCGCCGCGCTTGCAAAAGAGGTAAGTTGCGCCGCGGGAGAACTGTGACCCAAAGGCCGCGCCTGTTGATGAAATGTTCCCCGGAGGCGAGTTCGCGTTGCGACGCCAAAAATTGTTGGTTATTCATCTTTTGGAGGGGTTGGCAAGATCAAAAGGGCGGTTTTTGCCGCATTGAATGGATTTTCGCTTTTCTTTAAGGGTGCGGCTTTCGGCTTCGGTTTTAGCCGGAAACCCGCGGCAATTTAAAGAGTTCGCATAATTTATGAGGCGTGCGTGACGACTTCTTCGACAACTCCCCTGCTCGATACAATCCATTCGCCTGCCGATCTGCGGCGGCTTCCCGAGTCGGAGCTCGCGCAAGTCGCCAAGGAACTGCGTGAGGAGACGATTAGCGCCGTTTCGGTGACCGGCGGCCATCTTGGAGCAGGTCTTGGCGTCGTCGAACTGACGGTCGCCCTGCATTATGTGTTCGATACGCCGCAGGATCGGTTGATCTGGGACGTCGGTCATCAAGCCTATCCTCACAAAATCCTCACCGGCCGGCGCGAGCGCATCAGGACGCTGCGTCGCGGCGGCGGACTCTCCGGTTTCACCAGACGCTCTGAAAGCGAATATGATCCTTTTGGGGCGGCCCATTCCTCGACATCAATCTCGGCCGGGCTCGGCATGGCCGTGGCCAACACCCTATCCGGCAAGAACGGCAACGTCATAGCGGTGATCGGCGACGGCGCAATGTCGGCGGGAATGGCCTATGAGGCCATGAACAATGCCGGCGCGATGCATTCGCGCCTCATCATCATTCTGAACGACAATGAAATGTCGATCGCTCCGCCGGCGGGAGCGCTCTCCGCCTATTTGGCCCGCCTCGTGTCGGGCGGCGCCTATCGTTCCGTCCGCGAGGCAGTGAAACAGCTGGGAAGGCTGCTGCCGCGCTTTGTCTACGACAGGGCGCGCAAGACCGAGGAATTCGCGCGCAATTTCTGGGCCGGCGGCACCATGTTCGAGGAGCTTGGGATTTATTACGTCGGGCCTATCGACGGCCATAACCTTGACCAGATGCTGCCCGTCTTGAAAAACGTCCGCGATTTCAAAGAGACCGGACCGATCCTCGTGCATGTCGTGACGCAAAAGGGCAAGGGCTACGCTCCAGCCGAAGCGACGAAGGACAAATACCACGCGGTCAATATGTTCGACGTGGTGACCGGCAAACAGGTCAAGCCGAAACCCAACGCGCCCGTCTACACGAATGTCTTTGCGGAGGCCCTAGTCAAGGAGGCGGCAAAGGACGACAAGATCGTGGCGATCACGGCTGCCATGCCGAGCGGCACAGGACTCGATATTTTCCAAAAATCCTTTCCTGATCGCACCTTCGATGTCGGCATCGCGGAGCAGCATGCGGTGACTTTCGCGGCCGGCCTCGCGAGCGAAGGCTACAAGCCCTTCTGCGCGCTCTACTCGACCTTTCTCCAGCGCGGTTATGATCAGGTCGTGCATGACGTCGCGATCCAAAATCTCCCCGTGCGTTTCGCGATCGACCGCGCTGGCCTCGTTGGGGCGGACGGCGCGACGCATGCGGGTTCGTTTGACGTCGCCTTCCTCGGCATCGTGCCGAATATCGTCGTTATGGCGGCAGCCGACGAAGCCGAACTCGTCCATATGGTCGCAACCGCCGCGGCCTATGACGCCGGGCCCATCGCGTTACGCTATCCGCGCGGCGAAGGCGTCGGCGTCGAGATGCCGGTTGAGGGAAAGCCGCTGGAGATCGGCCGTGGCCGCATCGTGCGCGAAGGCAATAAGGTCGCCATTCTTTCCTTCGGCGCGCGCCTCGCCGAGGTTCTGAAAGCCGCCGAAGATCTTGCCGGCTATGGCGTCTCGACGACCGTCGCCGATGCGCGTTTCGCCAAGCCGCTGGATGTCGATCTCCTGATGCGGCTCGCGGCCAATCATGAGGTGCTGATCACGATCGAGGAAGGCTCCGTCGGCGGGTTCGGCTCATTCGTGGCCCAGAAGCTCACCGACGAAGGCGTTCTCGACGGCGCCGGTTCGCGCCCGCTCAAATTTCGCTCGATGGTGCTGCCCGACGTTTTCCAGGATCATGACAAGCCGGAAAAACTTTATGCGCAGGCAGGTCTCGACGCCAAGGCGGTGGTCGCCAAAGTGCTTTCGACCCTTGGCCGCGAAAGCGACGCATTAAAGAGCCGGATTGCGTAAGGCTGGCGACCTTTTCGCGCTTGGCGGCCTGCTGAATCGGGTCGTATGCTCGCCGCGAGCGGATGCAGGTTGCCGCCGCCGCAGCCATCAGGTCCTGTAGGCCATGATCGAACATATCGCTCCGAATGAACGCGGGCCACGGGCGCGGCGTTTCCGGCTGTTTGAGGAAACCGCGGAGAATTGGGATAGCCTTGGTCTTTACGGCTGGTTCGAGCAGGCGATCGCCCTGATCCTCACCGCCCTCACCGGCGCTGTCATCATCATCGCCGTCATCGATCTCATCTGGGCCGTGGCGAGGGACCTTTACCTCAAGGGTCTGGAGCCGGTTGATCACACCGTCTTCCAGAGCATTTTCGGCATGATCATGACAGTGCTGATCGCCATGGAGTTCAACCACACGATCCTCAGCATCCTCCACCGCAAAAGGAGCATCGTTCAACTGCGGACCGTGATCTTGATCGCTCTCCTCGCCCTGGCTCGAAAATTCATCATTATCGACCTGACGGAGACCGCTCCCATGACCATCGCCGCTCTTGCTTTTGCGGCCTTGTCGCTGGGTTGTGTTTATTGGCTGGTGCGCCAGCAAGACTCTCGCGAGGATGCGGAGGCGGAATCGCCGCATGCGTCCTGAACCAAAGCTTCCGAGCAAAGCGGATGAAGATCCCTTGAACTCCGTCCGATGAAACAAAAGCCCAAAAGCGGAGCGACGGCTGGCGCACGTCCGCGCGCGGACGTCGCCCTTGTCGAGCGAAAACTGTTCGACAGCCGCGCCAAAGCGCAGGAGGCGATTGCAGCTGGCCGGGTCAGCGTCGATGGCAAAACACTGCGCAAAGCCTCCGAGCCGGTCGACGCGGGCGCTCATGTCGAAGCTTCGGCGCCATACCCCTGGGTGTCGCGCGGCGGTGTCAAACTCGCCGCGGCGCTTGACGCCTTCCGCTTCGATCCCTCTGGCCTCGCGTGTCTGGACGTCGGCGCCTCGACCGGGGGCTTCACCCATGTCCTTCTGACCCGTGGCGCAGCGCATGTTTTCGCCGTCGATGTCGGGCGTGGCCAGTTGCGCGCCGAAATCGCACGCGATCCACGCGTCGAGTCGCGCGAGGCGACCGATGTGAGAAGCCTCGAAGCAAACGCCCTGCCCCGCCTGCCGCGGCTCGTCGCGATCGATGTGAGCTTCATTTCGCTGGCGCTCGTGCTTCCGGCGGTCGCCCGGCTGGCGGCGGCCGACGCCAAGCTCATCGCTTTGATCAAACCGCAATTCGAAGCCGGCCGCGCGCACCTCGTCAAAGGCCTCGTCAAGGACAGAGCCGTGCATGAGGAGGTCTGCGCCCGGATCAAAGATCTGGTCCAATCGCTCGGCTGGCGCGTCGAAGGACTCATTCCCTCCCCGATCGAAGGCGGCGACGGCAATCGCGAATTTCTCATCGGCGCCAGTCGGCGATGATCAGTTTCAATGCGCGGCTTCAAATCGAGGGGCTTGGGCAGCGTGGCGAAGGCCTCTCGCGCGGCCCGGACGGAACGGTCTTCGTGCCCTACGCCCTGCCTGGCGAAACCATCATCGCCGAAGTGGATGGCTCGCGCGGTAAGCTCGTCGAAATCAGGACTGCGAGCCCCGACCGCATTCGACCCATCTGTCGCTACTTTTCGGCCTGCGGCGGCTGCGCCGTGCAAACGCTGGCCGAGCAGCCCTATGCGCAATGGAAGCAAGGCCTGCTGGCGGACGCAATGCGGCAGGCCGGGATCAAAGCCAAAGCTGAGCCGCTTAGGGATGCGCATGGAGCGGGCCGACGCCGCGCAACATTTCACGCCCGCACCGACGCGTCCGGCCGCGCAATAACGGGCTTCATGGAGGCGCGAGCGCACAAAATCGTCGAGATCGAAGGCTGCCCTGTACTCGCCCCGTCACTGCAGGAGGCGCCACAGATTGCGCGGGCGTTGGCGCAAATGCTCGCCGCCTCCGGCAGGCCGCTCGACATTTTGATGACGGCGACAGCATCAGGCCTCGACGTCGATCTCAAGGGCCACGGGCCGCTGAACGAAGACGAGACGCAACGGCTCGTGAGATTCGCCTTGCGCCACGATCTCGCGCGCCTTTCAAACCATGGCGCGATCGTCACCGTGCAGCGCCCGCCTGTCGTCCTCATGGGCAAAGCGATGGTCGCCGTTCCGCCCGGCGCGTTTTTGCAGGCGACGGAAGCAGGCGAAGCGGCGCTCGCAGAAGAGGTCTGCGCCGCGCTGACAGGAGCGAGCCGGATCGCTGATCTTTTTGCCGGCGTCGGCACGTTTTCGCTGCGGCTCGCGGCGTTCGCGCCAGTCCACGCGATCGACGCCGATGAGCCGGCGCTCGACGCCCTCGCCAAGGCCGCGCGCAGCGCAGCCTTGCGGCCAGTCACGATCGAGACGCGCAATCTGTTTCGACGCCCTCTGAGCGCCGAGGAATTAGCGCCTTTCGACGCCGTCATCTTCGATCCTCCGCGCGCAGGGGCCGAACTTCAGGCGCGCGCAATCGCCAAGTCCCGCGTTCCGGTCATCGTGGCAGTGTCCTGCAATGCGCAAACTTTCGCGCGCGACGCCGCTATCCTTTGCTCAGGCGGCTATGCGCTGGAGCGTGTTCTGCCGGTCGATCAGTTTCGCTACTCGCCGCATCTTGAAATCGTCGCGACATTCAAGCGAAGCGTAAAACCCCGAGCGCGGCGCCTATTGAGCTGAGATTAGCTCCGAGCATCTTTTCCGAATCTGGCGAAAGAGGCGGCTCGAGCGCGTACATTGACTAGAACGGGCTGACGGGCGGCAGCTTGTCCCGGGCGATAGGCGGCGGCGGATCGAACCACCGAAACCCCAATAATCCGGCGAGAAAACCGCCGATGTGAGCTTCCCAGGCGATCGATGCGCCGGGCATGCCCATTGTCTGCGGAAAGACCCCCGACAGGAAGTTCGCGAAAAACCAGAGTATGAGAAAAATGACCGCGTTGCGGTTGGAGAAGATCTCTCTCAGCGGAAGCGCCGGCAGCCGATAGGTGTGGTCGCCGCGTTCCACGAAGCTGAAGGCGGACCCGAGCGGCGCGCCTGGTTGGAACGCAAAGCGCACCACCGCCGCCATAGCGCCGGACACTACGGCGGAGGCGCCGACGACTGGCTGCAAATCCGCCATATGCGTGAGGAACTGCGTCAACGCTCCCGCGACGGCGCAGACGGCGCAAAACATCAGAAACCGGCCATTCCCGAATCGACGCGCCACGGCGGAGCCGAAAGCAACGAGCCAGAGGCTGTTCGTGCCGACATGGGCCCAGCCGCCATGCAGGAAGGCGTAAGTGAGCGGGGTCCACCAGAGTGGCCGGCCGTCTCCGAGGAAGAACACCGCCAATTGCGAAGCGTCTTCGTCTCCCCCGGCCGTCGCGTTCAAGGCGGCTGTGACGAGGTCGGGATTGAAGGCGAAAGTGAAGCGCCCCGGCACGAAGGCGAAGAGCGCGAGAATTTTGAAGTGCGCCAGCGGCGAAACCAGATCGCAGAGCGCCTGGATGATCACGAGGATCGCGACGAGCCCGAGGACCACTCCCGGCACGTTGAAAATTCGTTCTCTCGCGGCGGGCATGTTTGCAGCCTTGATCTTGGGATTCATGCATCAAAATACATGAATGCGCGCAGATTTTTGTGACCGGATCTAATCGACGTCTTCCATCGCGATTGGGGCTCCTCCGGAGAGCTTCTGCGCCAGCGCCGCCTCCATGAAGGGATCTAGGTCGCCGTCCAGCACATCATCTGGCGTTCCGGACGTTGCGCCCGTGCGGAGGTCTTTCACCAACTGGTAGGGCTGCAGCACATAGGAGCGGATCTGATGTCCCCAGCCGATTTCGGTCTTTGATGCTTCAGTGGCGTTGGCGGCCGCCTCGCGACGCTCCAATTCCTGCTCATAAAGTCTCGCGCGCAACATGTTCCAGGCGGTCGCCTTGTTCTTGTGTTGCGAGCGTTCGCCCTGACAGGCGACGACGATACCGGATGGAATATGGGTGATGCGCACAGCGGAATCGGTCGTGTTGATGTGCTGGCCGCCGGCGCCAGATGAGCGATAGGTGTCGATGCGGCAATCGCTTTCCTTGACATCGATGTCGATCTTGTCGTCGATGACGGGATAGACCCACACGGAGGCGAAGCTCGTATGCCGCCGAGCGTTGGAATCGAACGGCGAGATGCGCACGAGCCGATGCACGCCGGATTCGGTCTTGGCCCAGCCATGAGCGTTATGGCCCTTGACCAGAAGCGTGCCAGATTTGAGGCCCGCTTCATCGCCCGCCGTCTCTTCGATGATCTCGACCTTGAACTTGTGGCGCTCGGCCCAGCGCGCATACATGCGAAACAGCATGCGCGCCCAGTCGCAACTCTCGGTGCCCCCGGCTCCCGCGTGAACTTCGACATAGGTGTCGTTCGAATCGACCTCGCCCGATAAAAGCGCCTCGATCTGGCGCCGCTCGGCCTCGACTTTGAGGCTTTTCAGCTGGTCGATCGCCTCCTTTTCGGTAGCGGAATCTTCTTCCGCCTCGGCGAGTTCGACAAGCGTGACGGCGTCTTCGAGTTCGTTGTCGAAGCGCCTGATCGAGCCGAGCCGGTCTTCGAGTTCGGTCCGCTCGCGCATGATTTTCTGCGCGGCCTCAGCGTCGTTCCAAAGATTTGGATCTTCGACCTTGGCGTTCAGTTCAGCAAGGCGGCGATG
Protein-coding sequences here:
- the prfB gene encoding peptide chain release factor 2 (programmed frameshift) is translated as MRAEAEGLVQAIKQSMGLLRRHLDVDVAHRRLAELNAKVEDPNLWNDAEAAQKIMRERTELEDRLGSIRRFDNELEDAVTLVELAEAEEDSATEKEAIDQLKSLKVEAERRQIEALLSGEVDSNDTYVEVHAGAGGTESCDWARMLFRMYARWAERHKFKVEIIEETAGDEAGLKSGTLLVKGHNAHGWAKTESGVHRLVRISPFDSNARRHTSFASVWVYPVIDDKIDIDVKESDCRIDTYRSSGAGGQHINTTDSAVRITHIPSGIVVACQGERSQHKNKATAWNMLRARLYEQELERREAAANATEASKTEIGWGHQIRSYVLQPYQLVKDLRTGATSGTPDDVLDGDLDPFMEAALAQKLSGGAPIAMEDVD
- a CDS encoding TlyA family RNA methyltransferase → MKQKPKSGATAGARPRADVALVERKLFDSRAKAQEAIAAGRVSVDGKTLRKASEPVDAGAHVEASAPYPWVSRGGVKLAAALDAFRFDPSGLACLDVGASTGGFTHVLLTRGAAHVFAVDVGRGQLRAEIARDPRVESREATDVRSLEANALPRLPRLVAIDVSFISLALVLPAVARLAAADAKLIALIKPQFEAGRAHLVKGLVKDRAVHEEVCARIKDLVQSLGWRVEGLIPSPIEGGDGNREFLIGASRR
- a CDS encoding phosphate-starvation-inducible PsiE family protein, with protein sequence MIEHIAPNERGPRARRFRLFEETAENWDSLGLYGWFEQAIALILTALTGAVIIIAVIDLIWAVARDLYLKGLEPVDHTVFQSIFGMIMTVLIAMEFNHTILSILHRKRSIVQLRTVILIALLALARKFIIIDLTETAPMTIAALAFAALSLGCVYWLVRQQDSREDAEAESPHAS
- the dxs gene encoding 1-deoxy-D-xylulose-5-phosphate synthase, producing MTTSSTTPLLDTIHSPADLRRLPESELAQVAKELREETISAVSVTGGHLGAGLGVVELTVALHYVFDTPQDRLIWDVGHQAYPHKILTGRRERIRTLRRGGGLSGFTRRSESEYDPFGAAHSSTSISAGLGMAVANTLSGKNGNVIAVIGDGAMSAGMAYEAMNNAGAMHSRLIIILNDNEMSIAPPAGALSAYLARLVSGGAYRSVREAVKQLGRLLPRFVYDRARKTEEFARNFWAGGTMFEELGIYYVGPIDGHNLDQMLPVLKNVRDFKETGPILVHVVTQKGKGYAPAEATKDKYHAVNMFDVVTGKQVKPKPNAPVYTNVFAEALVKEAAKDDKIVAITAAMPSGTGLDIFQKSFPDRTFDVGIAEQHAVTFAAGLASEGYKPFCALYSTFLQRGYDQVVHDVAIQNLPVRFAIDRAGLVGADGATHAGSFDVAFLGIVPNIVVMAAADEAELVHMVATAAAYDAGPIALRYPRGEGVGVEMPVEGKPLEIGRGRIVREGNKVAILSFGARLAEVLKAAEDLAGYGVSTTVADARFAKPLDVDLLMRLAANHEVLITIEEGSVGGFGSFVAQKLTDEGVLDGAGSRPLKFRSMVLPDVFQDHDKPEKLYAQAGLDAKAVVAKVLSTLGRESDALKSRIA
- a CDS encoding rhomboid family intramembrane serine protease translates to MPAARERIFNVPGVVLGLVAILVIIQALCDLVSPLAHFKILALFAFVPGRFTFAFNPDLVTAALNATAGGDEDASQLAVFFLGDGRPLWWTPLTYAFLHGGWAHVGTNSLWLVAFGSAVARRFGNGRFLMFCAVCAVAGALTQFLTHMADLQPVVGASAVVSGAMAAVVRFAFQPGAPLGSAFSFVERGDHTYRLPALPLREIFSNRNAVIFLILWFFANFLSGVFPQTMGMPGASIAWEAHIGGFLAGLLGFRWFDPPPPIARDKLPPVSPF
- a CDS encoding class I SAM-dependent RNA methyltransferase — protein: MISFNARLQIEGLGQRGEGLSRGPDGTVFVPYALPGETIIAEVDGSRGKLVEIRTASPDRIRPICRYFSACGGCAVQTLAEQPYAQWKQGLLADAMRQAGIKAKAEPLRDAHGAGRRRATFHARTDASGRAITGFMEARAHKIVEIEGCPVLAPSLQEAPQIARALAQMLAASGRPLDILMTATASGLDVDLKGHGPLNEDETQRLVRFALRHDLARLSNHGAIVTVQRPPVVLMGKAMVAVPPGAFLQATEAGEAALAEEVCAALTGASRIADLFAGVGTFSLRLAAFAPVHAIDADEPALDALAKAARSAALRPVTIETRNLFRRPLSAEELAPFDAVIFDPPRAGAELQARAIAKSRVPVIVAVSCNAQTFARDAAILCSGGYALERVLPVDQFRYSPHLEIVATFKRSVKPRARRLLS